One window of Heptranchias perlo isolate sHepPer1 chromosome 15, sHepPer1.hap1, whole genome shotgun sequence genomic DNA carries:
- the trmt12 gene encoding tRNA wybutosine-synthesizing protein 2 homolog, with amino-acid sequence MQTEAIAIVTQAQFAQKYRQYLEKNGILNMAYSLQKQPDGSVALPVIFNKLCQLHLLNLCDTVAPGSTCTITEMKNPISSKKSLAISSHQRLQEKLCALVKRSGVLWTDQLSNDLPQVWKRHGDMIVLNDNAFQAEIWKSLEPEVWQVVADALGVKRIAKTGRISADGFRTPKVTLLLGDDAWVHHIDNGIRYTFDVTKCMFSSGNITEKLRVSSFDCRGEVVVDLYAGIGYFTLPFLMHAGAAFVHACEWNPHAVAALVKNLEVNKVSDCCKIHKGDNRQLHLHNLADRVNLGLIPSSEEGWPVACQLLKEDRGGIFHIHHNVSLYPENRNALFNRKNIDAGPCEEQQQSLTVMLPASGTERAGSSSETTTPVFTHAFKRGATEESILSLRWKGLDNRSKIGTIGGTGCVKRTFTHPEWQTWAESVALRIRNLLETLHKRPWWTNILHIEHVKSYAPHIDHVVLDLECRPCDEN; translated from the exons ATGCAGACTGAAGCTATTGCAATTGTGACTCAGGCTCAGTTTGCACAAAAATACAG ACAGTATTTAGAGAAGAATGGCATTCTAAACATGGCCTACAGCCTCCAGAAGCAGCCCGATGGCTCAGTGGCATTGCCTGTGATTTTCAATAAACTCTGTCAGCTCCATCTACTCAACCTATGTGACACTGTGGCTCCAGGAAGTACCTGCACAATCACAGAAATGAAG AACCCAATATCATCCAAGAAGTCTTTAGCAATATCCTCCCACCAACGACTGCAGGAGAAGCTCTGTGCATTGGTGAAGCGCAGTGGAGTGCTGTGGACTGACCAACTGAGTAATGACCTGCCTCAAGTGTGGAAGAGGCATGGAGACATGATTGTTCTGAATGACAATGCATTCCAGGCAGAAATCTGGAAAAGTTTGG AGCCAGAAGTGTGGCAGGTGGTTGCTGATGCACTAGGAGTAAAACGCATTGCAAAAACAGGCAGAATATCTGCCGATGGCTTTCGGACTCCAAAAGTGACTTTACTGCTGGGAGATGATGCCTGGGTTCACCACATTGATAACGGCATCAG ATACACCTTTGATGTCACCAAATGCATGTTCTCCTCTGGAAATATCACAGAGAAACTTCGGGTCAGCTCTTTTGACTGCAGAGGGGAGGTGGTTGTGGATCTGTATGCAG GAATTGGTTATTTTACTTTACCGTTTCTGATGCATGCGGGCGCAGCATTTGTCCACGCCTGCGAGTGGAATCCACATGCAGTTGCTGCACTAGTGAAGAATCTGGAAGTAAACAAAGTATCGGACTGCTGTAAGATCCACAAAGGTGACAACCGGCAG CTCCATCTTCACAACCTGGCAGATCGAGTGAATTTGGGACTCATTCCAAGTTCGGAAGAGGGTTGGCCTGTAGCATGCCAATTGTTGAaagaggatagaggagggattttCCACATTCATCATAATGTCAGCCTGTATCCTGAGAACAGAAATGCACTCTTCAACAGGAAGAATATTGATGCAGGTCCTTGTGAAGAACAGCAGCAGAGTTTAACAGTAATGCTTCCTGCTTCAGGGACTGAgagagctgggagcagctctgagacTACAACTCCTGTATTCACACATGCATTTAAAAGGGGTGCTACTGAAGAGAGCATACTCAGCTTGAGGTGGAAAGGACTAGATAACAGGTCAAAAATTGGAACAATCGGTGGGACAGGCTGTGTAAAAAGGACATTTACTCATCCAGAATGGCAAACTTGGGCAGAATCAGTGGCATTAAGGATTAGGAATTTACTAGAAACTCTCCATAAAAGGCCATGGTGGACAAACATCTTACATATTGAACATGTGAAGTCTTATGCACCACACATTGACCATGTTGTACTGGACTTGGAATGTAGGCCATGTGATGAGAATTGA